The following proteins are encoded in a genomic region of Debaryomyces hansenii CBS767 chromosome G complete sequence:
- a CDS encoding DEHA2G18854p (similar to uniprot|P32875 Saccharomyces cerevisiae YOR196C LIP5 Protein involved in biosynthesis of the coenzyme lipoic acid): protein MISLRSISRSPAVQPARIYRTLATADTSGINEQAKPKTKRKKTVFSDSLNKGPSFEDFVNGKAADMLVDPLEAARQDPNQRLPKWLKVPIPKGKSFNNLKNDVRELKLATVCEEAKCPNIGECWGGKKSEATATIMLMGDTCTRGCRFCSVKTSRAPAKPDPMEPENTAEAISRWGLGYVVLTTVDRDDLVDGGANHLAETVRKIKEKAPQILVEVLGGDFRGDLDMAAILARSGLDVYAHNIETVEALTPYVRDRRATYRQSLSILNKAKETKPSLVTKTSLMLGFGETDEQIMQTLKDLREIKCDVVTFGQYMRPTKRHMKVVDYVKPEKFDYWRDTALQMGFLYVASGPLVRSSYKAGEAFIENVIRKRRHNVGETPRLAQEVNPKIISQSI from the coding sequence atgatttcattaaGGAGTATACTGAGAAGTCCTGCGGTTCAACCGGCACGGATTTATCGTACGTTAGCGACAGCTGATACGTCGGGTATCAATGAGCAAGCCAAACCTAAGAccaagagaaagaagacaGTGTTTTcagattcattaaataaaggACCATCGTTTGAGGACTTTGTGAACGGGAAAGCAGCGGATATGTTGGTTGATCCATTAGAAGCGGCCAGACAAGATCCGAACCAAAGATTGCCCAAATGGTTGAAGGTGCCAATCCCCAAGGGAAAGTCGTTTAacaacttgaaaaatgacGTGAGGGAGTTGAAATTAGCAACGGTGTGTGAAGAGGCCAAATGTCCAAACATCGGTGAATGTTGGGGAGGAAAGAAGTCGGAGGCCACTGCCACGATCATGTTGATGGGGGACACCTGTACCAGAGGATGCCGTTTTTGCTCTGTGAAGACCAGCAGGGCGCCAGCCAAGCCAGATCCTATGGAGCCGGAGAACACGGCCGAAGCTATCAGTAGATGGGGGCTTGGATACGTTGTTTTGACCACGGTCGACAGGGACGATTTAGTGGATGGTGGTGCTAACCACTTGGCGGAAACGGTGAGAaagatcaaagaaaaagcaCCCCAAATCTTGGTAGAAGTATTGGGAGGTGACTTCAGAGGAGACTTGGATATGGCTGCGATTTTGGCAAGATCGGGCTTAGATGTGTATGCCCACAACATCGAAACGGTCGAGGCATTGACACCCTACGTAAGAGACCGCAGGGCCACTTATAGACAATCCTTGTCAATCTTGAACAAGGCCAAGGAGACAAAGCCATCGTTGGTGACCAAGACGTCGCTTATGTTAGGATTCGGTGAGACCGACGAACAGATCATGCAAACGTTGAAAGACTTGAGAGAAATAAAGTGTGACGTCGTGACATTCGGCCAATACATGAGACCTACCAAGAGACACATGAAGGTGGTTGATTATGTCAAGCCTGAAAAATTCGACTACTGGAGAGACACCGCTTTACAAATGGGCTTCCTTTATGTTGCCAGTGGTCCTTTGGTTAGATCGTCCTACAAGGCAGGTGAAGCCTTTATTGAAAACGTTATTAGAAAGAGAAGACACAATGTTGGTGAAACCCCAAGATTGGCCCAAGAAGTCAACCCAAAGATTATATCCCAATCCATTTGA
- a CDS encoding DEHA2G18898p (weakly similar to uniprot|P32873 Saccharomyces cerevisiae YPL115C BEM3 Rho GTPase activating protein (RhoGAP) involved in control of the cytoskeleton organization), which produces MEGLRIHKSDSTKEILKQKPEKNSKEYQPSSASMDRLKVTDEYIKKLEDEKNELQEKLMRQEKVIDILQGQLTANGIPILSGTITSILNGEISEAPSTSAKESNEEDIPQRSVRRQMTPQKGLRNKTSSSSLGSNRSLQIPKSPIGHLSPMTPVDRTRDYESNRSSVYSDIEDGTSYRRSFTQAEDLSKSSNKDNANETIEMNHNDTINEDSDLKQVEESNRTFEPNDESSINTVLENTKVKPTTNGAMDNKSPINDSISTKKEISTTNLLNTNDEMKASGSVTQHKNTSTSSFNSNYKSRIKLPPSLQPPQKQGKDLSIDTSIASSSGMKALNSAERNDSIGRQISNDQISIQSSITTPMEGPPSQSTPKLGSDTGSFRKLALTPEMGGFNGKFAQRSNDQLTGDSQTHIQQPMLDNDSTLLRTPITNEFLSHDSESLSRLSTQTPNSSFQVLHTPKAEEDSALFIKPDEFQTISLTVVSTINISNSASSKKDDPACTISINDRESQKEMWRIRKTHSQLMAFDNEIRPIVEYFGLPPIPDKSLLLSTSPNKVDARKNNLQNYFNTIFLMPHLPHIILYRICKYLSLDFINPLDDFRSGARKEGYLIRRYKGLGSSWKIRWCQVDGPFLEIYEIPGGVCIEQIKLKGSQIGKQTNDSVAEERGYRHAFLIMEPQKKISSSSSKYFFCAESDEERDDWVEALVEFNEVGDTSMTSYGSNDNDNSFSTDLDERYKDNQEEEITKQYSSQTSNPQTGFVGGYHYQQSTSSIDLPNNNIAEKPSQKDLKEAKRLKKRSIFPFRNKLNSSIFDSNPTDTDSSQTIVATQPQQEQQQESNIQSYLDSMNLDDDLTKAIFGRELSVAYELSNHKLFDRSIPSICYRCLDFLLKAGAIYEEGIFRLSGSASSIRQLKDQFNTNFDLDLFESPLQPDMHTVSGLLKTYLRELPTPILGGQQYNDLKHIADTRGESSSRSELALIFRDYLSNSSNIDDIHYNVCYVIFKFLHQIIANKGTNRMNLRNVCIVFVPTLNISLEVLTILLVDFDCIFEGGSPIANDKREVLDLYIPNF; this is translated from the coding sequence ATGGAGGGCTTACGTATACATAAATCCGACAGCACGAAGGagattttgaaacaaaAACCAGAAAAAAATAGCAAAGAATATCAACCATCGAGCGCCAGTATGGATAGGTTGAAGGTAACAGATGAATATATCAAGAAGCTAGAAGATGAGAAGAATGAATTGCaggaaaaattgatgagACAGGAGAAAGTTATTGACATATTACAAGGACAATTGACAGCTAATGGAATTCCAATACTTTCAGGGACTATAACTTCTATTTTGAATGGAGAAATCAGTGAAGCACCTTCAACAAGCGCGAAAgaatcaaatgaagaagatatacCACAGCGTTCTGTAAGACGACAAATGACACCACAGAAAGGTCTTAGGAATAAGACATCGTCAAGCTCATTGGGGTCCAATCGTAGCCTTCAAATACCCAAATCTCCAATAGGTCATTTATCACCCATGACGCCCGTTGATAGAACAAGGGATTACGAATCTAATAGGTCTTCAGTATATtcagatattgaagatggaACGTCGTACAGGAGAAGCTTTACACAGGCAGAAGACTTAAGCAAATCCAGCAATAAAGATAATGCtaatgaaacaattgaaatgAACCATAATGACACTATTAACGAGGATTCAGATTTGAAACAAGTTGAAGAATCTAATCGTACATTTGAACCGAACGATGAAAGTTCGATTAACACAGTTTTGGAAAATACGAAAGTCAAACCTACAACTAATGGGGCCATGGATAATAAGCTGCCTATTAATGATAGTATATCTACAAAGAAGGAAATTTCCACTACTAACTTGCTTAATACGAACGATGAAATGAAAGCCTCTGGTCTGGTTACGCAACATAAGAATACAAGTACCAGCAGTTTTAACTCGAATTATAAATCGAGAATCAAATTACCACCAAGCTTACAACCACCGCAAAAACAAGGTAAAGACTTATCCATTGACACGTCTATAGCCTCATCATCGGGAATGAAGGCTCTTAATAGTGCCGAAAGAAATGACTCGATTGGACGCCAAATTTCTAATGATCAAATTTCTATTCAGTCTCTGATAACTACACCTATGGAAGGGCCCCCCAGCCAAAGCACCCCAAAACTTGGCAGTGATACCGGAAGTTTTAGGAAACTAGCATTGACTCCAGAAATGGGTGGTTTCAATGGAAAATTTGCGCAACGATCAAATGATCAACTTACAGGGGATTCCCAAACGCACATTCAACAGCCTATGCTCGATAATGACTCTACTTTGTTGAGGACGCCAATAACTAACGAATTTTTGTCACACGATTCCGAATCTTTATCAAGGTTGTCTACACAGACACCTAATTCTAGCTTTCAAGTCTTACATACTCCAAAGGCAGAAGAAGATAGTGCGCTTTTTATTAAACCTGATGAATTTCAGACAATAAGTCTTACGGTGGTTAGTACCATAAATATAAGCAACTCAGCATCatcaaagaaagatgaTCCTGCCTGTACTATATCAATTAACGACAGAGAATCACAGAAAGAAATGTGGCGAATTCGTAAGACTCACTCACAGTTGATGgcttttgataatgaaattagaCCAATAGTTGAGTATTTTGGTTTACCACCAATACCTGATAAGTCTTTATTGTTGTCAACTTCCCCGAACAAAGTTGATGCTCgtaaaaataatttgcaaaattatttcaatacaATCTTTCTAATGCCTCATCTTCCTCACATTATCTTATATCGGATTTGCAAGTATCTTTCATTGGATTTCATTAATCCGTTAGATGATTTTAGGAGTGGTGCAAGAAAAGAAGGCTATTTGATTCGCCGTTATAAGGGATTGGGTTCATCTTGGAAAATTAGGTGGTGTCAAGTCGATGGTCCATTCTTGGAAATATACGAAATACCTGGGGGTGTATGTATAgaacaaattaaattgaaaGGTTCTCAGATCGGTAAACAGACAAACGACTCAGTAGCGGAAGAAAGAGGTTATAGACATGCATTCTTAATTATGGAACCccagaagaaaatatcgtcttcttcatcgaAGTACTTCTTTTGTGCTGAAAGcgatgaagaaagagatGACTGGGTTGAAGCATTAgttgaattcaatgaagTGGGTGACACATCTATGACATCTTATGGAtcaaatgataacgataattCCTTTTCAACAGATCTCGACGAAAGGTATAAGGataatcaagaagaagaaataactAAGCAATATTCTTCACAGACATCTAATCCACAGACAGGATTTGTGGGTGGATATCACTATCAACAAAGCACTTCCAGCATTGACcttccaaataataatattgctGAGAAGCCAAGTCAgaaagatttgaaagagGCTaaaagattgaagaaaagaagtaTATTTCCTTTCCGTAACAAGCTTAATTCGCTGATATTTGATTCTAATCCGACGGATACAGACCTGTCTCAGACAATAGTTGCAACACAACCACAGcaagaacaacaacaagaatCAAATATACAGCTGTATTTAGATCTGATGAATTTGGATGATGATCTAACAAAAGCAATATTTGGTAGAGAGCTTTCTGTGGCGTATGAATTATCCAATCATAAGCTTTTTGATAGAAGCATTCCAAGTATTTGCTATAGATGCTTAGATTTCTTATTGAAGGCAGGAGCTATATATGAAGAAGGTATCTTTAGATTAAGCGGATCTGCATCTAGCATTAGACAGTTGAAAGATCAATTTAATACTAATTTCGATTTAGACTTATTCGAATCACCATTACAACCTGATATGCACACAGTATCTGGATTATTGAAGACATACTTGAGAGAATTACCAACACCAATATTAGGGGGCCaacaatataatgatttgaaacatATAGCTGATACTAGAGGTGAATCAAGTTCAAGGTCAGAGTTAGCCTTGATATTCCGAGACTACTTGAGTAATTCGTCGAATATCGATGATATACACTACAACGTATGCTATGTGatctttaaattcttgCACCAAATTATTGCGAATAAAGGGACGAATAGAATGAATTTAAGAAATGTTTGTATTGTTTTCGTGCCTacattgaatatttctctTGAAGTCTTGACGATTCTTTTAGTTGATTTTGATTGTATATTTGAAGGGGGATCTCCTATCGCTAATGATAAAAGGGAAGTTCTAGACTTATACATTCcaaatttttaa
- a CDS encoding DEHA2G18810p (similar to uniprot|P38934 Saccharomyces cerevisiae YOR198C BFR1 Component of mRNP complexes associated with polyribosomes): MSSVAENSTGRPNRRFIKRPDDKALKQEIDGLKNEIKKLDLTNNEINAQINKVVTDPKVIERRKELQGQLKELVGKQSTIKNERGAILDQIKGVEAQLKRKISEIQTKTSKHAFKNVQEIDSRVNYLDKLVDAGDLKLADERRYVKEMSSLRKLRKDFGSIEKQQESIDQDKAKIAELKKKLNAVQNKEVQQQFEKIQKELDQINDDNKSVVDKRNDLFGKRNEIKKTKDGKYDQIRKLRSEFDAEFEKFKTLMTEERKKRDEESKQQQLEDKKQKRKEQAEKQLAEASIPAFSDEINSIHTLLAYFDPSYVKPQPKKNVTATSDNVNTSVNGRKIEMPEDVVVLKKEQESFFQGSKSKKASKQKKSKSKNFTVEPDVIVALGDLSIPLPTQADDVSSTIDTLKETLNALEDKQEEQTKVNVEKAKAKIAKLEAEEDQADADADAADADAAETTEA, translated from the coding sequence ATGTCTAGCGTCGCCGAAAATTCTACTGGACGTCCCAACAGACGTTTTATCAAACGTCCGGATGACAAAGCTTTGAAACAAGAAATCGACgggttgaaaaatgaaattaaaaagtTGGACTTAACGAACAATGAGATTAACGCACAAATTAACAAGGTTGTCACAGACCCAAAAGTgattgaaagaagaaaagaattgCAAGGTCAATTGAAGGAGTTAGTCGGTAAGCAAAGCACTATCAAGAACGAAAGAGGGGCTATTTTGGATCAAATCAAAGGTGTCGAGGCCCAATTGAAGAGAAAGATCTCAGAAATCCAAACCAAGACCTCCAAACACGCATTCAAGAATGTGCAAGAAATCGACTCGAGAGTCAACTACTTAGACAAGTTGGTTGATGCGGGAGACTTGAAATTGGCGGATGAAAGAAGATACGTCAAGGAAATGTCGTCGTTACGTAAGTTGCGTAAGGACTTCGGATCCATCGAAAAGCAGCAAGAGCTGATTGACCAGGACAAGGCCAAGATTGCCgagttgaagaagaaattgaacgCGGTTCAAAACAAGGAAGttcaacaacaatttgaaaagattcaaaaagaattggatCAAATAAACGACGACAACAAGTCGGTTGTTGACAAGAGAAACGATTTGTTCGGCAAGAGAAATGAAATCAAGAAGACCAAGGACGGTAAATACGACCAGATTAGAAAGTTGAGATCTGAATTTGACGCTGAATTCGAAAAATTCAAGACCTTAATGACcgaagaaagaaagaagagagATGAAGAATCCaaacaacaacaattgGAAGATAAGAAGCAAAAGAGAAAGGAACAAGCCGAAAAACAATTGGCTGAGGCTTCTATTCCTGCTTTCAGCGATGAAATCAACTCTATCCACACCTTATTGGCCTACTTCGACCCATCGTACGTTAAGCCACAACCAAAGAAAAATGTCACTGCTACCAGCGACAATGTCAATACCTCTGTAAACGGTAGAAAGATTGAAATGCCTGAAGACGTAGTTGTTCTTAAGAAAGAACAAGAATCTTTCTTCCAAGGTTCTAAGTCCAAGAAGGCCTCTAAACAAAAGAAGTCTAAGTCTAAGAACTTCACCGTTGAACCAGATGTTATTGTTGCATTAGGTGACTTGAGCATCCCATTACCAACTCAAGCTGACGATGTTTCTTCAACCATAGACACTTTGAAGGAAACTTTAAATGCCCTTGAAGATAAGCAAGAAGAACAAACTAAAGTCAACGTTGAAAAGGCAAAGGCTAAGATTGCCAAGCTCGAAGCTGAAGAAGACCAAGCTGATGCTGATGCTGATGCTGCTGATGCTGATGCTGCTGAAACCACTGAAGCTTGA
- a CDS encoding DEHA2G18832p (similar to uniprot|P15496 Saccharomyces cerevisiae YPL117C IDI1 Isopentenyl diphosphate:dimethylallyl diphosphate isomerase (IPP isomerase)) — translation MSDYAKLVAGLTGEDILNKWSEVTPLKQISGVPKSAGSSTDNSIINETIFEGHNEEQIKLMDELCIVLDYEDKPIGAGTKKLCHIMTNIDEGLLHRAFSVFLFNEDGKLLLQQRADEKITFPQMWTNTCCSHPLCVPDELGITAEGGSSNQNDLSTAIAGAKVAAQRKLEHELGIPYGDAPLADFQYLTRIHYKSPSGGDDSKWGEHEIDYILILKTKNDITINANYNEVKDYKYVGQDELKQMFEDDSLVFTPWFKLICQTFLFNWWGNLDDLHSFKDDKVHRLL, via the coding sequence ATGTCAGATTACGCTAAGCTAGTTGCTGGGTTAACGGGTGAAGACATTTTGAACAAATGGAGCGAAGTTACTCCGTTGAAACAGATCTCTGGAGTTCCGAAATCAGCAGGTTCAAGCACAGACAATTCCATCATCAACGAAACGATATTTGAAGGCCACAACGAGgaacaaattaaattgatGGATGAATTGTGCATTGTTTTAGACTACGAGGACAAGCCCATCGGAGCTGGTACCAAGAAGTTGTGCCATATAATGACCAACATCGACGAAGGGTTGTTGCACAGAGCATTTTCTGTGTTTCTCTTCAACGAGGACGGAAAGTTGTTATTACAACAGAGAGCTGACGAAAAGATCACATTCCCACAGATGTGGACCAACACCTGCTGTTCGCATCCGTTGTGCGTGCCTGATGAATTAGGCATAACGGCAGAGGGTGGAAGCTCGAACCAAAATGACTTGTCGACCGCCATTGCGGGAGCCAAGGTGGCAGCGCAAAGAAAGTTGGAGCACGAACTAGGCATTCCTTACGGAGATGCTCCTCTTGCCGACTTTCAGTACTTGACCAGAATCCACTACAAGTCGCCTAGTGGAGGTGACGACTCCAAGTGGGGTGAGCACGAGATCGACTACATCTTGATCTTGAAGACCAAGAACGACATCACCATAAATGCCAACTACAACGAGGTCAAGGACTACAAGTACGTGGGTCAAGACGAATTGAAGCAAATGTTTGAAGATGACTCGTTGGTATTCACCCCATGGTTCAAATTGATCTGCCAAACTTTCTTGTTCAACTGGTGGGGTAATTTGGACGACTTGCACTCTTTCAAAGACGATAAAGTCCACCGTTTACtctaa
- a CDS encoding DEHA2G18876p (similar to uniprot|Q02959 Saccharomyces cerevisiae YPL116W HOS3 Trichostatin A-insensitive homodimeric histone deacetylase (HDAC) with specificity in vitro for histones H3 H4 H2A and H2B), whose translation MSNLRETPDKDDSDEESLITQFETTLTIRPSSNEVHDDGDISIDHTTFIHNNTFGNFTRDQSIVDIDELQEEEIASEQIPRFKTKKHLQPSLAARVAKSQSLSPSPTPSASDLKYERLLTPSPLIDYSLTRFTKIFTEFLKSNPHIQKESPRFRKNSDKTLIVLSPYSAEHAFGRKWVTKSYLSTIFERPQRLLASCIGISSAITMFPFFYKLTNSTKRGSIFSSHVRKIHGKAWPKKLYELCLASHEKLQNDDLEVPEDWNTGDIYLTPKTINAIEGVIGTIETAVDSLYMDRHDSHNLAFVVIRPPGHHSHACLPSGFCLLNNVQIGIEYAFERYGVTHCAILDIDLHHGDGSQDICWERAGFAGDYGKDEDDEIDGQGPRDDYGKRFATYPKVGYFSLHDIKSYPTELGYATKENIKNASTCIMDHDLNIWNVHLQEWSTEEEFYKHYQIKYVNILNRANQFLNHAKKQYDKEYQEYLVNLAKYNKYVLKPHLYNQPLSKPAPPPPFKPLITISAGFDASEYENPQMQRHGINVPTSFYATFTKDVVKLAKIHTNGKIVSFLEGGYSDGALSTGIFSHLIGLTNNPNDSHDDELLWNPTWGSEQVMKELVKGCKKTWVPYKKPQTDVTIWANEVIKLGRSMMPNSILPSGYIYQYEEPSDKPVKSEYVYEDPVPVNKMVKEILDSDGNVLKDVSYSPLKNDPEDKRRIVRHTRAYYKKLASAQKQQEASN comes from the coding sequence ATGTCCAATCTACGGGAGACCCCAGACAAAGATGATAGCGACGAAGAGTCATTGATCACACAGTTTGAAACAACATTGACAATCAGACCTTCGTCAAATGAAGTGCACGATGATGGAGATATATCTATTGACCATACTACATTTATTCATAATAACACATTTGGGAATTTTACTAGAGATCAGAGTATTGTTGACATTGATGAATTGCAAGAGGAGGAGATTGCGCTGGAACAGATACCTAGGTTTAAAACAAAGAAGCATTTACAGCCTAGTCTTGCGGCCAGGGTGGCCAAGTCTCAGTCCCTCAGCCCAAGCCCTACTCCTAGTGCGTCCGATCTAAAGTACGAGAGACTTTTGACGCCTTCCCcattaattgattattcgTTAACCCGATTCACCAAAATCTTTACCGAGTTCTTGAAGTCGAATCCGCATATCCAGAAGGAATCGCCCAGATTCCGTAAGAATAGCGATAAAACATTGATTGTTTTATCGCCATATTCGGCAGAACATGCATTTGGTAGAAAATGGGTTACTAAGTCGTATCTTAGCACTATTTTCGAAAGGCCACAGAGGTTATTAGCATCTTGCATAGGTATTTCATCCGCGATTACAATGTTTCCATTCTTCTATAAATTAACCAATTCCACCAAGAGGGGGTCAATTTTCTCCTCGCATGTACGTAAGATACACGGAAAGGCGTGGCCTAAAAAATTGTACGAGTTGTGTTTAGCATCgcatgaaaaattacagAACGACGACTTAGAGGTTCCTGAAGACTGGAACACAGGAGATATATACTTAACGCCGAAAACTATAAACGCAATTGAGGGTGTTATTGGAACCATTGAGACTGCAGTCGATTCGTTGTACATGGACAGGCATGATAGTCATAATTTAGCATTTGTTGTTATTAGGCCTCCAGGTCATCATTCTCACGCGTGCTTACCTAGCGGGTTTTGCTTGTTAAATAACGTTCAGATTGGTATTGAATATGCGTTTGAACGTTATGGCGTTACCCATTGTGCCATATTAGATATCGATTTACATCATGGGGATGGATCCCAAGATATTTGCTGGGAAAGAGCCGGATTCGCAGGTGATTATGGgaaagatgaagacgacGAGATCGATGGACAAGGTCCAAGAGATGATTACGGTAAAAGATTTGCTACTTATCCAAAAGTTGGCTACTTTTCATTACATGATATAAAGTCATATCCAACTGAATTGGGCTATGCCACGAAAGAGAACATCAAGAATGCGTCGACATGCATTATGGATCATGACCTTAATATATGGAATGTTCACCTTCAAGAATGGTCCACCGAAGAAGAGTTTTACAAGCATtaccaaataaaatacGTGaacattttgaatagaGCAAATCAGTTTTTGAATCACGCGAAGAAGCAGTACGATAAGGAATATCAGGAATATTTGGTTAATTTAgccaaatataataaatacgTATTGAAGCCCCATTTATACAATCAACCACTTTCGAAACCAGCTCCACCTCCACCGTTTAAACCTTTAATTACTATTTCTGCCGGATTTGATGCTCTGGAGTATGAAAATCCTCAAATGCAAAGACATGGAATCAACGTTCCTACCTCGTTTTATGCTACATTCACCAAAGATGTTGTCAAACTAGCTAAAATCCACACCAATGGAAAAATCGTTTCATTTTTAGAGGGTGGCTACTCTGATGGAGCATTATCCACTGGAATATTTTCTCATCTTATTGGTTTAACCAACAACCCTAATGACTCCCATGACGATGAACTCTTGTGGAACCCTACTTGGGGGAGTGAACAAGTCATGAAGGAATTAGTTAAAGGCTGCAAAAAAACCTGGGTACCCTACAAGAAGCCTCAAACAGATGTTACTATCTGGGCCAATGAGGTTATCAAGCTAGGCAGATCTATGATgccaaattcaattttaccGTCAGGTTATATCTATCAATACGAGGAACCTTCCGATAAGCCTGTCAAATCAGAGTACGTGTACGAAGACCCTGTGCCTGTAAATAAAATGGTAAAGGAGATTCTTGATAGTGACGGAAATGTATTAAAGGACGTTTCCTACAGTcctttgaaaaatgatccGGAAGATAAACGGAGAATTGTTCGTCATACCAGGGCTTATTATAAGAAGTTAGCTTCCGCCCAAAAGCAACAAGAAGCCTCAAACTAA
- a CDS encoding DEHA2G18788p (similar to CA1540|IPF1047 Candida albicans IPF1047), which translates to MAKRKTEAKEEKPVKKPVKAIPETQYSICVPSTIISAANAKNLEQITSIAYQIAKAATIYNVAEVVVLDVPTSSKKQDLAEKEAAKVVELGSNKGGKKIKFNFSDEDILKPTAVEKTKEPETPVDLSSDLNENNTLLFATLLQYFMTPPYLVKSVFANNQFHTKFKYAQKLPKISTLPFMSNNHVSKDFKEGLTIPKATPKVTKKNKKVSALKKLSVTKYVNIGDAEPFVLDHEVPVNVRVTVDLKNKKIVSPLQAYGLIGSKSSFGYHVRYCANFSSIFTQCSFPEGYTSTIYVNCDDYFNSNDTIEARNSINKNPDLSPNDGKILLLFGNYNDIDYSFQNDKANLPGVENASQMFDGELPIPKGVKIEDATLISLTKVYH; encoded by the coding sequence ATGGCCAAAAGAAAGACCGAAGCCAAGGAAGAGAAGCCTGTGAAGAAGCCTGTCAAGGCAATTCCAGAAACCCAATACTCCATATGTGTTCCATCTACTATAATATCAGCCGCAAATGCTAAGAATTTAGAACAAATAACGTCTATTGCATATCAAATAGCAAAAGCTGCAACGATTTATAACGTAGCCGAAGTCGTGGTGTTAGACGTGCCCACGTCGTCCAAGAAGCAAGATCTTGCCGAAAAAGAGGCTGCCAAGGTTGTTGAATTGGGCAGTAACAAAGGTGGTAAAAAGATCAAGTTCAACTTCAGCGATGAGGATATATTGAAGCCAACCGCCGTCGAAAAAACCAAAGAACCAGAGACTCCTGTGGACCTCTCGTCTGACCTTAACGAAAACAACACCTTACTCTTCGCTACATTATTGCAATACTTCATGACTCCGCCATATTTGGTCAAGTCTGTCTTCGCAAACAACCAATTCCACACCAAGTTCAAATACGCCCAAAAACTCCCCAAGATATCGACCCTCCCATTTATGTCCAACAACCACGTCTCCAAGGACTTCAAGGAAGGTCTCACCATCCCCAAGGCCACGCCAAAGGTCACcaaaaagaacaaaaagGTCAGTgcattgaaaaaattgtcCGTCACCAAATATGTCAATATCGGCGACGCCGAGCCGTTTGTATTGGACCACGAAGTCCCCGTCAACGTCAGGGTCACGGTGGActtgaaaaacaaaaaaatcgTCTCCCCCCTCCAGGCCTATGGCTTGATCGGCTCCAAACTGTCCTTCGGGTACCATGTCAGATACTGTGCCAACTTCAGCTCTATCTTCACTCAGTGCTCGTTCCCCGAAGGCTACACATCTACCATCTACGTCAACTGCGACGACTACTTCAACTCCAACGACACCATTGAAGCCAGAAACTCTATAAACAAAAACCCCGACCTCTCCCCCAACGACGGGAAGATTCTCCTACTTTTCGGTAACTACAACGACATAGACTATAGTTTCCAGAACGACAAAGCCAATTTGCCTGGCGTTGAAAATGCTTCCCAGATGTTCGACGGCGAGTTGCCAATCCCAAAAGGTGTTAAAATAGAAGATGCTACGCTAATCAGTCTTACGAAAGTATACCACTAG